The Chthoniobacterales bacterium genome includes a window with the following:
- a CDS encoding HAMP domain-containing sensor histidine kinase, which translates to MLYQFLTTHRSEIIARCEAKAVLRGRPSMPVGETNHGVPPFLDQLIETLKIEQSEEPMESYTVSGSAGGAMPDQSEMGATSTLHGRDLSRRGYTVEQVVRDYGDLCQAITDLAVEMKKSIQVNEFRTLNRCLDNGISVAVTEFNYQQASHAADQQEKNVNVRMGMFGHELRNYLNTATLALTMIKLGDVGISGATGGILDRSLVGMRNLIDRSLAEVKIAAGIPLQHERFSLAELIAEVRLSAILEAQAKECALVVGSVDRDLALEADRDLILAAVGNLLQNAFKFTERRTEVTLNAYAVERRILIEVEDSGPGLPPGEAEKMFLPFHQGGENKSGMGLGLTICRRSVEASHGSISARNKPGGGCIFTIDLPRHALAGAS; encoded by the coding sequence GTGTTGTATCAATTCCTAACCACTCATCGCTCCGAGATTATCGCACGCTGCGAAGCCAAGGCCGTGCTTCGAGGCAGGCCATCCATGCCCGTGGGCGAGACGAACCACGGCGTCCCGCCTTTTCTCGATCAACTCATTGAGACGCTCAAAATCGAGCAGTCGGAGGAACCGATGGAGAGTTACACGGTTTCCGGATCAGCCGGGGGTGCAATGCCCGATCAGTCGGAGATGGGTGCGACATCCACCTTGCACGGACGCGATCTTTCCAGGCGTGGCTATACCGTGGAACAGGTGGTGCGCGATTATGGCGATCTCTGCCAGGCGATCACGGATCTGGCGGTGGAAATGAAAAAGTCCATTCAAGTGAATGAGTTTCGCACCCTGAACCGCTGCCTCGACAACGGCATCTCGGTGGCGGTGACGGAATTTAATTATCAGCAAGCCTCACATGCCGCCGATCAACAGGAGAAAAACGTCAATGTGCGGATGGGGATGTTTGGGCACGAGTTACGCAATTATTTGAACACCGCGACGCTCGCATTGACCATGATCAAGCTGGGCGATGTCGGCATCAGTGGAGCGACCGGAGGAATTCTGGATCGCAGTCTGGTGGGAATGCGCAATCTGATCGATCGCTCGCTGGCCGAGGTGAAGATCGCTGCGGGCATTCCACTCCAGCATGAGAGATTCTCGCTGGCGGAATTGATCGCGGAAGTGCGGCTGTCGGCCATTTTGGAAGCCCAGGCGAAAGAATGTGCGCTGGTGGTGGGAAGTGTCGATAGAGACCTGGCCCTCGAGGCGGACCGCGACCTGATTCTGGCCGCCGTGGGAAATCTGCTGCAAAACGCCTTCAAATTCACCGAGCGAAGGACCGAGGTCACGCTAAACGCCTACGCCGTGGAGAGGCGCATTCTTATCGAAGTGGAGGACAGCGGCCCCGGCCTGCCTCCGGGCGAGGCGGAAAAGATGTTTCTCCCCTTCCACCAAGGCGGCGAAAACAAGAGCGGCATGGGGCTCGGGCTCACGATCTGTCGGCGCAGTGTGGAAGCGAGCCACGGCTCGATCAGCGCGCGCAATAAACCGGGCGGTGGATGTATTTTCACGATCGACCTGCCGCGCCACGCCCTCGCCGGGGCGAGCTGA
- a CDS encoding PAS domain S-box protein produces the protein MKPVFLPPTSTSGETPDSLEMRFSELRYRRLFEAARDGILILDPDSRKIIDSNPYMTELLGYTRAELLGKELWQIGLLQDETASQATFRELQRDHYVRYANLPLRAKGGERREVEFVSNIYQEGDHQAVQCNIRDITERKKIDQRLTMLDSCVANLNDLVMITEAGPIHEPGPLIVFVNRAMERLTGYTADESLGRSPRFLHGKNTDGRVLKEIYQAFIQQKHIHRQILTHRKDGSEYWMDVNMAPIFDKAGKCTHFAAIARDITEEKKNAELLLWRTTFFEAQVHSSPDGILVTDNQQQKIIQNQRLTELWGIPPELVSEVDDSRQLAWATSQMRHPEHFGRIWTFRNITDRKRDEEKIAEQVAFMDKARDAIIARDLQGRILFWNKGAEHIYGWTAAEMIGRDKPSGHYADPTRLHLIWQTVLEQGAWSGEVKQLTKEGKPITVDSRWTLIRDNERQPKAVLTINIDITEKKKAEAQYLRAQRMESIGTLAGGIAHDLNNILAPIMMSIEVLKDLVTDPTARRILDTIEASSLRGASIVRQVLSFARGVEGERIPIQIKAVLGDLEAIVRDTFPKDIRLQTSIPQGIWPISGDSTQLYQVFLNLCVNARDAMPDGGHLTITVENCELDEHYARMSPPAQAGRYVKITIIDTGSGIPPDVIDKIFEPFFTTKDFSKGTGLGLSTVLGIVKSHLGILNVHSTPGRGTTFIIHLPAITTGDAATQSAAAMVAIPRGNGEIILLIDDEPSIITVTTQTLQTYGYRVISATNGAEAIAAYAQHRGDIALVLTDMMMPIMDGAATIYALQKINPSVLIIAASGQGSNIGTFRAGQAGIEHFLAKPYSAETMLRQIHQLLHPL, from the coding sequence ATGAAACCTGTATTCCTTCCCCCTACTTCCACCTCCGGCGAAACCCCCGATTCCCTCGAAATGCGCTTTTCCGAGCTGCGTTATCGCCGCCTCTTTGAAGCCGCCCGCGACGGCATCCTCATACTCGATCCCGATAGCCGGAAAATCATCGACTCCAATCCGTATATGACCGAGCTCCTCGGCTACACGCGGGCGGAATTGCTGGGCAAGGAACTCTGGCAGATCGGCCTGCTCCAGGATGAGACTGCCAGCCAAGCCACCTTTCGCGAGTTGCAGCGAGACCACTACGTTCGTTACGCGAATCTCCCGTTGAGAGCCAAGGGCGGCGAACGTCGCGAGGTCGAATTCGTGAGCAACATCTATCAGGAAGGCGATCACCAGGCCGTCCAATGCAACATACGCGACATCACCGAGCGCAAAAAAATCGACCAGCGCCTCACCATGCTCGACAGTTGTGTAGCGAACTTAAATGACCTCGTCATGATCACCGAGGCCGGTCCCATCCACGAACCCGGCCCCCTCATCGTCTTTGTCAACCGGGCGATGGAGCGACTTACCGGCTACACGGCCGACGAGTCACTCGGTCGCAGCCCCCGTTTTCTGCATGGCAAAAACACCGACGGTCGTGTTCTCAAAGAGATTTACCAAGCCTTCATCCAGCAGAAGCACATTCATCGCCAGATCCTCACTCACCGAAAGGATGGCAGCGAATACTGGATGGATGTGAATATGGCCCCCATCTTCGACAAAGCCGGCAAATGCACCCACTTCGCTGCCATCGCACGCGACATCACCGAAGAGAAAAAGAACGCCGAATTGCTGCTTTGGCGCACCACCTTCTTCGAGGCGCAGGTCCATTCCTCTCCCGATGGCATTCTCGTTACCGACAACCAGCAACAGAAAATCATCCAAAACCAACGCCTCACAGAACTGTGGGGGATCCCACCGGAACTGGTTTCCGAGGTGGACGACAGTCGCCAACTCGCCTGGGCCACCAGCCAGATGCGGCACCCCGAACATTTCGGCAGAATCTGGACCTTCCGCAACATCACCGACCGCAAACGCGACGAAGAGAAGATCGCCGAGCAGGTCGCCTTCATGGACAAGGCTCGCGACGCCATTATCGCCCGCGACTTGCAGGGGCGCATCCTCTTCTGGAACAAAGGTGCCGAGCACATCTACGGCTGGACCGCTGCGGAAATGATCGGACGCGACAAACCCAGCGGGCACTACGCCGACCCCACCCGGCTGCACCTTATTTGGCAGACCGTCCTCGAACAGGGCGCATGGTCCGGCGAAGTCAAACAACTCACCAAGGAGGGCAAGCCCATTACCGTCGATTCGCGCTGGACCCTTATTCGCGACAACGAGCGGCAGCCCAAGGCCGTCCTCACCATTAACATCGACATCACCGAAAAGAAGAAAGCCGAGGCCCAGTATCTCCGCGCCCAGCGCATGGAGAGCATCGGGACCCTCGCCGGAGGCATCGCCCACGACCTCAATAACATCCTTGCCCCCATCATGATGTCGATCGAGGTTCTCAAGGATCTGGTCACCGATCCCACCGCCCGGCGCATCCTCGACACCATCGAAGCCAGCTCCCTGCGCGGAGCCAGTATCGTCCGCCAGGTCCTCTCCTTTGCCCGGGGCGTCGAGGGAGAGCGCATCCCCATCCAGATCAAGGCCGTTCTCGGGGACCTCGAAGCCATCGTCCGCGACACCTTCCCGAAGGATATCCGCCTCCAGACGAGTATCCCCCAGGGCATCTGGCCCATCTCCGGCGATTCCACCCAGCTTTACCAGGTCTTCCTCAACCTTTGCGTCAACGCCCGCGACGCCATGCCAGACGGCGGCCATCTCACCATCACCGTCGAGAATTGCGAACTCGACGAACACTACGCCCGCATGTCGCCGCCCGCCCAAGCAGGACGGTATGTGAAAATCACCATCATCGACACGGGCTCCGGTATTCCACCCGACGTCATTGATAAAATCTTCGAGCCATTCTTCACCACCAAAGACTTTAGCAAAGGCACCGGCCTCGGCCTTTCCACCGTCCTCGGCATCGTTAAAAGCCACCTCGGCATCCTCAACGTCCACAGCACCCCCGGTCGCGGCACCACCTTCATCATCCACCTCCCCGCCATTACCACAGGGGACGCCGCCACCCAGTCAGCAGCCGCTATGGTCGCAATACCACGGGGAAATGGCGAGATCATCCTTCTCATCGACGACGAACCCTCCATTATCACCGTCACCACGCAGACCTTGCAGACCTATGGCTACCGCGTCATCAGTGCCACCAACGGAGCCGAAGCCATCGCAGCCTACGCCCAGCATCGGGGCGACATCGCCCTCGTCCTCACCGACATGATGATGCCCATCATGGACGGGGCCGCCACCATCTACGCCCTGCAAAAAATCAACCCCTCCGTCCTCATCATCGCCGCCAGCGGCCAGGGCTCAAACATCGGCACCTTCAGGGCGGGCCAGGCTGGCATCGAACATTTCCTCGCCAAACCCTACTCTGCCGAGACCATGCTTCGGCAAATTCACCAACTCCTCCATCCTCTCTAA